aactctcaggttgtggcttcatctacaggatctactttacagttgataacctgctcaaccccaataattgtacattaggaaattgactaaaggtgtcgctctttcaaatctaaacagtcTGCCAaactttggtacaaattaaatttgtatatttaatcctagATGTGAGGGATATCAGTTAagtataacaaattgtttagatttcagAAGGTTTTGTAAACATAGGTTTTGTATCGTCCAACTCGTCGTACTTAGTACATGCTGGAATTTCGTATTGTGAAATGTGTTTTACACATTTCACAATACAATAAGCATAAGTAATAATAACTCGCAAAGACAGCTGCGGTTAGATAAAGggataatgttaattatcaatGGGCCTTCGCAGTGAATGGCTTTTCATCGACTCTGACAATTCAAAGATTTTGCATTCTAGATACAAAACCATTGTAGCTTTAAGCCGAATTTTAATTACGAAATGAAACTACTTTCATCAACAACTTCACGTGTAAGCCTCAAGTTTTACAATGCATTCATCGATTTCACGACACTGAAATAGTTTCGTTTCGCGCgcgattttttgataaaactagtGTCCAAAGTGGATGTAAATGCTacataataagaggcgggattgcctaagtaaaaattgaaatctaGTTTAGTATGagacgtgcagtgatttgatataagtttcaaatagtagtaattacagtaaggcgattggcgacgaagtatattCCGGCTAAGTTTCAAAGCGAACAAACGCTTaagacgtagtggatttcggctatatccgatttttacaagattaatCTAACAAATACTtgaacgtttcatacaatcaagtgaatcactttttacttacagtttcgctaggctgctatAGTGTCATATAACTAAATATATCATCATATAAACGCGACGCGGAACTAGTGTCGCGTAtagataatacatattataatataatgtgtctCGAAAGGGCCTGCGCTAGTAGAACCTTTGTTTTTTAGTCGTGGTAGTGATTATAAGCTCTGTACTCTTGGTGTTAGTCAAAAAAACACTTGAAAATCTCAAACCAACGATGGACGGctgataaaaatatgaaaaagatCTCAGGCTCTTCTACTGCTAATTCAAATAATAACTGTGTCGCACCCAAGATTGTATGCTTTCTTGCTGGCCCCTCGAATTCAACAACGTCTTTTTTTTCGAGAcaaaattttcatgattttatacaataacatcaataatgtatgacaacattatgaaatgtaaataaagCTCTCATGTTGGCGGATCCCTAAACACCGACATACTGTGGGTTTCACgacactattatttttaatgaaactagTTTCACAGGTACTGAAAGTAGTGTCATGAAACTTATTTCGTAATGTAAATTTGGCTTTATGTAAGCCTGAATTCGGTAATCACGTACATGATGAAATATATTCAAGATACATAAGTTCTCTATCAGCTGTCAGCGCCATCTTGTTTTCCGGTTTGTAGAAATACCTTAGAATTCTTGTTGGTGAATATGAAGGGCGCGTTCTTGGTCGGACACCGGAACGAGTTCATGAGCACCGGCGCAACGTTGTCGGACTTGCTTCCGACAGGCTCCAGGAGGTTGTTCCACAGCAAATTTGCAGCTGAAATACAGATATAATCCTCAGAAGATAATATGCTTATTAGGCAAATTTACAACCTTACAATATTATCTTGAAACTCAAGTTTTGTTACATCACACGCCATTACAGTTCTGGTATTCAAATGGAAAATACTTAAGAGTCCACAAACTTGTTTGGCAGAATCGTGTGCAACACAACATATGGTTAAAAATAGTCTTCACGAAAAAAGCGTAAAAGTGCATGAAACAAAACTGTGAAATGAAATTTCATACGCGGTGTTTCCAAGCTGATCTGACAGATAATCAAAAGTGTGTACACAAACTGAAAAGGTCGGCGATACTTCTGCGATACTCTTCCAAACTGTTAAACGGGCAGCGCACGCAATGGACGGATTTTttgacaaacaaaataaaacagtgCCGTTTAGGGACGCCCGAACAAAGCGaagctttataatatattacttcgGAGGAGCTCCAGATTTTGATATATCAGTAGATAGTATTAGTATATCTCATAGCGAATTGACGACGCGAACACTTGCCGTCTACGGAGTGCCGATAAGGGCAACTTTATACGATAGAGCGAGAACATGCGACTAAAAACCGTATACAATAGTACAGTATAAAACTTGGTAATAACATAACACATTAACATACCTAATGCATGTCCCTTCTGCGAGAAGTGGAAGCAGTCGTGGGTGATGTAGGACTGGTGGATGACCAGCGGTAGAGGCTCGGGCAGTGGCAGCGGCGCGTTGAACACCCGCATGAAGGGTTGGAACACTACGGTGAAATCATCCCGCGTATCGTAGCGCCCGCTCTCCACCTGCGCACCAACACAACATTCATCATAACAGTTGAAACACCTGTAATCCGTATTACACCCTGGGAGCAGTTTTCTCAATCGGAGAACACTCAGACACGCCATATGGCCAGAGTAAACTCGGACATGATTCTATTCCTACAACGACATTGTCTAACAAAAAATAGAATGAACTAGAAGAACTGTTATGGGATAAAAATATCAGCAATGCTGTAAGACAACAACATAGCTAGACTTCCAATAGATCAGTCGCTATGATGTTATCTTAATTGTGGAAAATGGGGCAGTATTCAGGTCGTTGTCAACGATTACAGTTGGACATGGTCGCTAACTGTGGGTCTGATGAAAAAGCCCATGGTCGCAATGTAGAGGGCTATAGGACCTGGTCAAGATCATTGGAAAACGTTTAATGAGGGCATCGCAGGTCTGAtccgtggagatctttgggggtggcctttatccagcagtggacgtcttccggcttatgatgatgatgtcaATGATTGTTCCCCGAGACTGCATTATTTAGCCTAAACGgtttcttttgcatatcaatgataataTATGGGATGCCTCCAACACGAGAAGGTTACGGAATCGGGTAAATTTGACTTCCAGAACATTCAAGTTTATTTTAACTTGAAAAAAAGTATTTGTTGTATAACTGATCTTCGAGAACACTCTCCTTGACGTATCATtttgtatcggaatactgggttaTCAAATTGGGGGTcatcaatacaataattcaagtCGGCTCCTGCGCTTTAGCACTATAAGGTTCAGCCACATCGTCTTATCTCTGGCCCCGTGTTTCTCAGTAtcagatatttttatgcaaGAAGCGGATAAACGAGCGTAGATACCTGATGGTAAGTCACCATCGCAGCcaactctcttgtaacactagaGAAATCACAtggcgttgccagccttttaggaaGATGTGCATTGTGCACGCTTATTTTGATGATAGTGTGATGGTGGAACCATTTGACCCAGTGAAATTTGGTTAAAAAAACTGCTTGAATTGTCGGCGATTCCGTACTCTCTGTACGTACCAAACAGCTCAACCACTTGGCGTTGTGAAGAGAAGCGtcttttctaccgcatttattaggGTTACAAAGAGCAGACTTACCTGATTCGTCGAATTTAAATTTCGCTCCAATCGCCACTTACTATGATTTCAATATCAATTTCTGAATAATATGTGGAATTTCTCAAATGCgcattttcaaggaacttaatCAACGTACAACCAcacctgtggaatgagcttccttgtgcagagTTTTCAGGTCGATACTACATAGCCTTAATTAAACGCGCATAAGCTCACCTTAAAGACCGGaaacgctcgtgtgattcccGTGGTATTGCATGAAAGTATAGGGGGTGATCAAAAAAAGTGATAAGTATAAAAACACACATGATATGGAAAATTACAAATCACTTTTTGGGATTAATGCTACAAAACAAATAGAAGTAGCGTTTTAatgcacaaaaaattaaaattgaaatgccTTGCGTCGTATTAgcctatgggcctgatgagaaagctcatggtcgctcaaacGGTAGTGGAGAGAGATATACTCGGATTTTTCCTGTGAGaaaaaatcagaaatgaggagatccgtaggataACCAAAGTAGCCGAGACAGCCTGTGATCCGaagtgattgcgaaactgaagtgacagtgggcagggcacatagttcgacggacagatggtcgttggggcagaaaagtcctcgtttggtgaccacgtaccggaaggcgcagtgttggtaggcaccccacaatatggaccgacgatctgcataagatcaccggaatacgttgtatGTGGGCAATGtaggaccgattgtcatggaaatcttttagggaggactttgtccagcagtggacttcttacggctgatgatgatgatgacaattTAGCAGCAACAATACTCACGAGCGCGATCTCCGCAGCCTGGTAGCGGCGCGCCTGGCGCACTAGGTCTAGCAGCTCCCCCCCACCTTGGTGGAAGCACCTGCAGAACAGCGGATGCATCAGCCGGCACATGAGCGGTCGCTTCACTCGCACCGACACTGACACGTCTGTAATCAATGATCTGCTACAACCAACAATCTCTTCACAGGTCTCACCCTAACACCTAATTACTTTCATCTGATTTTAGATGATGAAGTCAATTGGCGCACAAGCTCATTCAAAATAACTGGTGGCGGCCATGGAAAAAGCAGTGGAAATATCTCTCACAGTCAACTCACAATATAATTTCTGGCGCTCTTTTAAAAAACACcattttacaatattgtgtataatATACTGTCATCGCTATAAGATAATCGTAATCGAGTCCCTGAATGTCCGATTATTTAGATAATCAGCGATTGCTTTTGGAAGATTTACAGCGGAGCTTCTATAATTttaagcttattattattatattgatatatttttaatgtgtaGCATATTAATTACGTAATTGTTATATTTCTGTTAATGTGTCTATACCTCCATAGTCTCAGTGAATGAATACATacgtgtgtgtatgtgtgtggaTACGAGTGtgactttaataatataatgtgaaCATGAAAAGTAAGTACCCTCAAAGCTATTGGGTATTTGATGGACCTTATATCATATTACAAAAATTCTGATAAGGCCGGCAAGAATTTGTTTATGATGTGAAGACATAATATAGCGATTCTAGTTTATCAACTTTACAAcgattatttactttaaatcttagatttatttttttacgattaaggtTAGGTAGGTCTACTCGAGTGTTCATTTTATATAGCCATTAGAGCGCCACGCTGAATATCACGACTGCATACATGTATCCATCATGTCCTCGACATATAGTGTGTAGTTACCGAGTACTGGTATCAGGTTGACGATGGTCCTCGGGAGATGCTCGTGCAAGTAGTCCAGCGCACGGGCCAGCTTGCGAGCGTGGGCCGCGGGTGACCAGGACACGGGCGAAAGGCACGACGCCGAGCACAGGTCGTTGGCGCCCATGAACAGAGTCACCATCTTCCAGTCGCGAGACAGGGAGATGTCAGGCGAGGAGCGGATGCGAGCCACGAGGATCTACAAAAGACCAAAAACCAGaacaattaaattacatatGCATTTTGAGTTTGGGGctgttaagttttaattttatagataTTGGTTTCCCCTTTTAAACAGACCCCTCATCCCGCGGTGaggcatttatcacggggagtctttttttatgacaataatggacgggacgatcaggacgttcggctgatggtacttgatacgccctgcccattacaatgtagtgcggcttaggattcttaaaaaacccaataaaatcaccttgagatataagacgttaagtctcattagcccagtaatttcactactacggcgccctttagaccgaaacactgtaatgcatACTCATCTTTGCACGGGGCAAAGGCTTCTTTACACTGTAACTGGTAAaaaggggagtgttccgaagagctgtttgacctaattcctgccgccgaattccaccatcctATAACCTAGATAGCATCCTcatcatctggatgtctggcgtTGCTCCACAAAGCCATTTTCCAAGATCTGCCTTCCACTTACAACTAAGCTGTGAAATAAGCTTCTTtctgcggtatttccgggacgctACGACAACTTCATACACGCGTACACGTGTGATTTCGTCTGGTGTTTCAAgaaaatatgggcggcggtgatcacttaaccgtAACCATATACTCGTTTGtccacttccataaaaaagtgacATGTATTGTTCATAGGTACtagtatacatattaaatttatcataatatacgaaaatttcttatttattccaaacaaaacaatactcataaatatatttataatgcttaatattattacatgaaattaaatataaaaaaaaagaaatttaattatatacatgTCTATCACATCTAATGTTAAAGTTTGAGAATATAAAACTAttgagattataattattacagcattaattttactaaatttaatAGCAATTTAGAAACATCTGAATTGCCGGCTTTAGTTTTATAAAGTATACCTACAGGATTaatactaaacaaaaataattgagtcaattataaaaaatatagtggTTTTCGTAACAAAACCGATCATATTATGAATGTAAATAACCTAATTATTTCTAGATAACAATCATTACGTTTAACaactttgaaatattatttcaacaatttcATAAGAAACGCTGCCTCATTATAActcgattaattaattaaaatgcatGCAGTTATTTTTAGTGCTccgttattaacattaacatatGAAATGAATAGTTGAACGCATAATTATGAAGATATACAGACTTAATGGTCAAGACAATAGCTCTGCTATTGTTTATTCCACTTTCGTCTCAATTACGGTTTGGCTTATGTGGTTGTAGCATTATCTACATTGTACCTTCGATGTGTATGGCTTCTAGTTACTACTATTTTAGGCCAGGTGGTTCagaatttttctatatttacaTCAATGGCAAACAATATAATCTCCACAGTATTATGTCCCATAGGATACCAATATACCatagtatattg
The sequence above is drawn from the Leptidea sinapis chromosome 42, ilLepSina1.1, whole genome shotgun sequence genome and encodes:
- the LOC126976694 gene encoding phospholipase B1, membrane-associated-like; translated protein: MWLPWILLMLNEIAADNVTSAGFDDAWTLRYPGRKSNVRRQRMLPADTPFPCEATTAWGRSKQVPTSVHQLRPGDIDVVAAIGDSLVAGSGALEEFALGAIVEYRGVSWCAGGDSNWREYLTLPNILKEYNPEIRGYSTGTGEWLAKNSRLNVAFPVASDQDAYKQAKILVARIRSSPDISLSRDWKMVTLFMGANDLCSASCLSPVSWSPAAHARKLARALDYLHEHLPRTIVNLIPVLDVSVSVRVKRPLMCRLMHPLFCRCFHQGGGELLDLVRQARRYQAAEIALVESGRYDTRDDFTVVFQPFMRVFNAPLPLPEPLPLVIHQSYITHDCFHFSQKGHALAANLLWNNLLEPVGSKSDNVAPVLMNSFRCPTKNAPFIFTNKNSKVFLQTGKQDGADS